The following proteins are co-located in the Microplitis demolitor isolate Queensland-Clemson2020A chromosome 3, iyMicDemo2.1a, whole genome shotgun sequence genome:
- the LOC103571995 gene encoding lethal(3)malignant brain tumor-like protein 3 isoform X2, translating into MEETIQVEDISNSEILQQRVSAVTDDDSATPATPAAAAHVVPVVYIQPNKIQHSTPLNQQIPSSTLQLVNSTTSTTTIINPINAPIVTAQNKVFIQGPHTISLSPNKQHYVIRQPITASVVTTTPTSAQVQKHILVRKPAQILPLNKTPSPPPQSPLLPPVSPNNQINNQQTGKHNNNLSYINTLDKSIKPRDNRSIIMDSSTSTSTVPLSTTTVTGISSTNQTLLPKQKLVIAPVPILGQTTTTSAVGPQVKNVTNFLLPVTISQQGITESPKQQNVFNLKVTSGKVNSSVEISNNNNNNSNTTSSSSSSSSNNTSKGAITILRESSKSTSSINPPPLHPITKINLLNKSTGINISSSTSTSSSSSSSSSFSSPSPPSSDGIKITENPDSAVITPIPNNNDSNKIDESHTEKRKKTISNILLRGSGVTTEKRPKKQNLSKTRECPEDSEIIDQLNSPQLLGKNIRDKKPSQNDDDITLIKVVPSQIGKSNKNNNISNGNINSNINNKNDNSFADTATTDDDIKIEMIKSSNNVNSNMKNGDKQNIKSNSHTEELNGNNTQYHNNNNNNNNNNNNNNNNNNNNNNNNNRHHHNDPNFDVNKALEWKDGVGSLPGSTLKFCINEFGLMEVVDEDNSKQDKHNNIGDKENVCLSPQNSFKPAPTITVTTVTTEKKSEDKKSRTAVSLAPSNDTLYCCESCGCYGLAAEFESPISCSPACSEIIEDNKQIQLRREKEARDLKAKRKRKKLLQEKTAKVLQQQQQQQQQQQQQQQQQQEQGHEEQEQQDKQKDNRKEPIEIKNDPPLLTPKIESDDDTSINNLDETSRQSGSNASNEPAAEPKYPWQTGKHGFSWAKYLEYTKAKPAPLKLFRDPFPYGKNLFRVGMKLEGIDPEHPSRYCVLTVFEVVGYRIRLHFDGYPENFDFWVNADSMDIFPVGWSEKHGHRLNPPKGYVPSNFNWNAYLKTCKATPAPKIAFANHKSTVFAPVGFRVGMKLEAVDRKHSPSVCVASIAGVMDSRILVHFDSWDEVYDYWAYPNSPYIHPVGWCHQYGHSLTPPNHYKDSKSFTWDAYLRETRSVAAPARAFKQRAPLGFKRGMKLEAVDRRVPQLIRVATIEDVKDHMVKIRFDGWQESYSYWIDDDSPDIHPMTWCSKTGHPLEPPLTPELLNERTECGTPGCRGIGHVKGPKFATHNSASGCPYSAQNLHKIRMVSDRLNVKHEICDYDEDSPSSPSYDIIPKIEKSEKMKTSVDKSGKHSPINCKSLKLEKDIKHEDYENDESDQRLETSERSKKFSKHNYHHSDAGQTDDDDVAPPPARKRRKKRHVSEEPNFSLPVTDTTTLGATGTPASTANLYCSNNIPDKQLRTEIYQSVYNPGYNPLPDAPHIWAKHSNALNRVVAKQNTNPRRWSNEEVIKFIASVPNCKEVGSIFRKHSIDGEAFLMLTQEDLVSLLGLRLGPAIKLYNSIVLLRRKAT; encoded by the exons aTTGTTACTGCtcaaaataaagtatttatacAAGGTCCACATACAATTAGTTTGTCTCCAAATAAGCAACATTATGTAATAAGACAACCTATAACAGCTAGTGTTGTAACTACAACTCCAACTTCTGCTCAAGTACAAAAGCACATATTAGTGCGAAAGCCTGCACAAATTTTgccattaaataaaacaccCTCACCACCGCCTCAGTCACCATTACTTCCGCCAGTTTCACCAAATAATCAgataaataatcaacaaactggaaaacataataataatttatcatatattaatacacTTGATAAATCCATAAAGCCGCGAGACAATCGGTCAATTATAATGGAttcatcaacatcaacatcaacagtACCACTTTCAACAACAACAGTAACAG GAATTAGTTCAACTAACCAGACACTGTTACCAAAACAAAAGTTGGTAATTGCTCCAGTACCAATACTTGGCCAAACGACAACGACATCAGCAGTAGGACCACAAGTAAAAAATGttactaattttttgttacCAGTAACTATATCACAGCAAGGTATCACAGAATCTCCAAAACaacaaaatgtatttaatCTTAAAGTGACCAGTGGAAAAGTCAATAGTAGTGTAGAGAtaagtaataacaataataacaacagcaacaccaccagcagcagcagtagcagcagcagcaacaacactAGTAAAGGAGCTATAACAA tattacGAGAATCTTCTAAGTCAACATCGTCAATTAATCCTCCGCCTCTTCATccaataacaaaaatcaatctattaaataaaagtactgGAATTAATATCAGttcatcaacatcaacatcatcatcatcatcatcatcatcatcattctcatcaccatcaccaccaTCGTCAGATGGAATTAAAATCACCGAAAATCCTGACTCAGCGGTCATTACACCGAtaccaaataataatgatagtaataaaattgatgaaagccatactgaaaaaagaaaaaaaacaattagcaatattttattacgagGCTCAGGGGTAACTACTGAGAAAAGgccaaaaaaacaaaatctttCAAAAACAAGAGAATGCCCTGAAGACagtgaaataattgatcaattaaATAGTCCCCAGTTATtgggaaaaaatataagagataAAAAACCGTCTCAAAATGACGATGatataactttaattaaagttGTTCCAAGTCAAATAggaaaatctaataaaaataataatattagtaatggTAATATCAATagcaatattaataataaaaatgataatagttTTGCCGATACTGCTACAACAGatgatgatattaaaattgaaatgattAAATCttcaaataatgttaattcaaatatgaaaaatggcgataaacaaaatattaaatccaaCAGTCACACCGAAGAACTTAATGGTAATAATACtcaatatcataataataataataataataataataataataataataacaacaacaataataataataataataataataacaatcgtCATCATCACAACGATCCAAATTTTGACGTAAACAAAGCTTTGGAATGGAAAGATGGTGTCGGAAGTTTACCTGGAAGTACACTtaag TTTTGCATTAACGAGTTTGGGCTAATGGAAGTCGTTGATGAGGATAATTCTAAACAAGATAAACACAACAACATCGGTGACAAGGAAAATGTCTGTTTATCACCCCAAAATTCTTTCAAACCAGCACCAACAATTACCGTAACCACTGTTACCACCGAAAAGAAAA gtgaagataaaaaaagtcgTACTGCTGTATCCTTAGCACCTTCAAATGACACCCTATACTGTTGTGAAAGTTGTGGTTGTTATGGACTGGCCGCCGAATTTGAAAGTCCAATATCTTGTAGTCCAGCGTGCTCTGAAATTATAGaagataataaacaaattcaaCTACGTCGAGAAAAGGAAGCTAg AGATTTAAAAGCAAAAAGaaagcgaaaaaaattattgcaagaAAAAACAGCAAAAGTActacaacagcagcagcagcagcagcaacaacaacaacaacaacaacaacaacaacaagaaCAAGGACACGAAGAACAAGAACAACAAGATAAACAGAAAGATAATAGAAAGGAAccgattgaaataaaaaatgatcctCCACTACTGACGCCAAAGATTGAATCAGATGATGATACATCTATTAATAACTTGGATGAAACGAGTCGACAAAGTGGTAGTAACGCTAGTAATGAACCTGCTGCAGAACCAAAG tatcctTGGCAAACAGGAAAACACGGTTTTTCATGGGCTAAATATTTGGAGTACACTAAAGCAAAGCCAGCACCACTTAAACTATTTAGAGATCCGTTTCCGtatggaaaaaatttgtttagaGTCGGTATGAAGCTCGAAGGAATTGATCCTGAACATCCTTCACGTTACTGTGTACTAACAGTATTTGAAGTAGTTg GTTATCGAATACGTTTGCATTTTGATGGATatcctgaaaattttgatttttgggTAAATGCTGACAGTATGGATATTTTTCCGGTTGGTTGGTCGGAAAAACACGGACATCGATTAAATCCACCAAAAGGATACGTtccaagtaattttaattggaatgCTTACCTTAAGACTTGTAAAGCAACTCCAGCACCAAAAATTGCTTTTGCGAATCATAAAAGt acggTGTTTGCACCAGTTGGATTCCGAGTTGGAATGAAGTTAGAAGCAGTAGATAGAAAGCACTCGCCTTCGGTCTGCGTCGCAAGTATAGCTGGTGTTATGGATTCACGAATTCTTGTGCACTTTGATTCTTGGGATGAAGTTTATGATTATTGGGCTTATCCAAATTCACCTTATATTCATCCTGTAGGATGGTGTCATCAGTATGGACACAGTCTTACGCCACCAAACC ATTATAAAGACTCTAAATCATTTACTTGGGATGCATATTTACGAGAGACACGCTCGGTTGCGGCACCTGCTAGAGCTTTCAAGCAAAGAGCTCCTTTAGGTTTTAAACGAGGAATGAAATTGGAAGCAGTTGATCGACGAGTTCCACAACTAATTCGAGTAGCAACAATTGAAGATGTAAAAGACCatat ggTAAAAATTCGCTTTGATGGATGGCAAGAGAGTTATTCTTACTGGATTGATGATGATTCACCAGATATACATCCAATGACTTGGTGCTCAAAAACTGGACATCCATTAGAACCCCCTTTAa CTCCAGAATTGCTTAATGAACGTACAGAATGTGGTACTCCTGGTTGTCGAGGTATTGGTCACGTCAAAGGACCTAAATTCGCTACACATAACTCAGCTTCAGGTTGTCCTTACTCTGctcaaaatttacataaaattcgAATGGTATCCGATCGACTCAATGTTAAGCATGAAATTTGTGATTATGATGAAGATTCGCCATCATCACCATCGTATGACATAATaccgaaaattgaaaaatcggaaaaaatgaaaacctCTGTGGATAAATCGGGAAAACATTCaccaataaattgtaaatcattgaaattagaaaaagatataaaacaCGAGGATTATGAAAATGATGAATCTGATCAACGTTTGGAAACATCAGAGAG gtcgaaaaaattttctaagcaCAATTATCATCACAGTGATGCGGGACAAACTGACGATGACGATGTAGCACCGCCACCTGCAAGAAAACGTcgtaaaaa ACGGCATGTTTCTGAAGAACCTAATTTTTCATTGCCTGTCACGGATACAACCACACTGGGGGCAACTGGGACACCTGCTTCAACTGCGAATTTATATTGCTCTAATAATATTCCGGACAAGCAACTTCGTACTGAAATTTATCAATCTGTCTACAATCCTGGATATAATCCTCTACCAGATGCTCCACACATATGGGCTAAACACAGTAATGCTTTGAATCGTGTAGTCGCTAAGCAGAATACTAATCCTCGAAGATGGTCCAATGAAGAAGTAATTAAGTTTATTGCAAGTGTTCCCAATTGCAAAGAAGTAGGCAGCATTTTCCGTAAACAT aGTATCGATGGTGAAGCATTTCTAATGTTGACACAAGAAGATCTGGTATCACTCTTAGGTCTACGACTGGGCCCGgccataaaattatataacagTATTGTATTATTACGTCGTAAAGCAACGTGA
- the LOC103571995 gene encoding lethal(3)malignant brain tumor-like protein 3 isoform X1: MATDNFKMMEETIQVEDISNSEILQQRVSAVTDDDSATPATPAAAAHVVPVVYIQPNKIQHSTPLNQQIPSSTLQLVNSTTSTTTIINPINAPIVTAQNKVFIQGPHTISLSPNKQHYVIRQPITASVVTTTPTSAQVQKHILVRKPAQILPLNKTPSPPPQSPLLPPVSPNNQINNQQTGKHNNNLSYINTLDKSIKPRDNRSIIMDSSTSTSTVPLSTTTVTGISSTNQTLLPKQKLVIAPVPILGQTTTTSAVGPQVKNVTNFLLPVTISQQGITESPKQQNVFNLKVTSGKVNSSVEISNNNNNNSNTTSSSSSSSSNNTSKGAITILRESSKSTSSINPPPLHPITKINLLNKSTGINISSSTSTSSSSSSSSSFSSPSPPSSDGIKITENPDSAVITPIPNNNDSNKIDESHTEKRKKTISNILLRGSGVTTEKRPKKQNLSKTRECPEDSEIIDQLNSPQLLGKNIRDKKPSQNDDDITLIKVVPSQIGKSNKNNNISNGNINSNINNKNDNSFADTATTDDDIKIEMIKSSNNVNSNMKNGDKQNIKSNSHTEELNGNNTQYHNNNNNNNNNNNNNNNNNNNNNNNNNRHHHNDPNFDVNKALEWKDGVGSLPGSTLKFCINEFGLMEVVDEDNSKQDKHNNIGDKENVCLSPQNSFKPAPTITVTTVTTEKKSEDKKSRTAVSLAPSNDTLYCCESCGCYGLAAEFESPISCSPACSEIIEDNKQIQLRREKEARDLKAKRKRKKLLQEKTAKVLQQQQQQQQQQQQQQQQQQEQGHEEQEQQDKQKDNRKEPIEIKNDPPLLTPKIESDDDTSINNLDETSRQSGSNASNEPAAEPKYPWQTGKHGFSWAKYLEYTKAKPAPLKLFRDPFPYGKNLFRVGMKLEGIDPEHPSRYCVLTVFEVVGYRIRLHFDGYPENFDFWVNADSMDIFPVGWSEKHGHRLNPPKGYVPSNFNWNAYLKTCKATPAPKIAFANHKSTVFAPVGFRVGMKLEAVDRKHSPSVCVASIAGVMDSRILVHFDSWDEVYDYWAYPNSPYIHPVGWCHQYGHSLTPPNHYKDSKSFTWDAYLRETRSVAAPARAFKQRAPLGFKRGMKLEAVDRRVPQLIRVATIEDVKDHMVKIRFDGWQESYSYWIDDDSPDIHPMTWCSKTGHPLEPPLTPELLNERTECGTPGCRGIGHVKGPKFATHNSASGCPYSAQNLHKIRMVSDRLNVKHEICDYDEDSPSSPSYDIIPKIEKSEKMKTSVDKSGKHSPINCKSLKLEKDIKHEDYENDESDQRLETSERSKKFSKHNYHHSDAGQTDDDDVAPPPARKRRKKRHVSEEPNFSLPVTDTTTLGATGTPASTANLYCSNNIPDKQLRTEIYQSVYNPGYNPLPDAPHIWAKHSNALNRVVAKQNTNPRRWSNEEVIKFIASVPNCKEVGSIFRKHSIDGEAFLMLTQEDLVSLLGLRLGPAIKLYNSIVLLRRKAT, encoded by the exons aTTGTTACTGCtcaaaataaagtatttatacAAGGTCCACATACAATTAGTTTGTCTCCAAATAAGCAACATTATGTAATAAGACAACCTATAACAGCTAGTGTTGTAACTACAACTCCAACTTCTGCTCAAGTACAAAAGCACATATTAGTGCGAAAGCCTGCACAAATTTTgccattaaataaaacaccCTCACCACCGCCTCAGTCACCATTACTTCCGCCAGTTTCACCAAATAATCAgataaataatcaacaaactggaaaacataataataatttatcatatattaatacacTTGATAAATCCATAAAGCCGCGAGACAATCGGTCAATTATAATGGAttcatcaacatcaacatcaacagtACCACTTTCAACAACAACAGTAACAG GAATTAGTTCAACTAACCAGACACTGTTACCAAAACAAAAGTTGGTAATTGCTCCAGTACCAATACTTGGCCAAACGACAACGACATCAGCAGTAGGACCACAAGTAAAAAATGttactaattttttgttacCAGTAACTATATCACAGCAAGGTATCACAGAATCTCCAAAACaacaaaatgtatttaatCTTAAAGTGACCAGTGGAAAAGTCAATAGTAGTGTAGAGAtaagtaataacaataataacaacagcaacaccaccagcagcagcagtagcagcagcagcaacaacactAGTAAAGGAGCTATAACAA tattacGAGAATCTTCTAAGTCAACATCGTCAATTAATCCTCCGCCTCTTCATccaataacaaaaatcaatctattaaataaaagtactgGAATTAATATCAGttcatcaacatcaacatcatcatcatcatcatcatcatcatcattctcatcaccatcaccaccaTCGTCAGATGGAATTAAAATCACCGAAAATCCTGACTCAGCGGTCATTACACCGAtaccaaataataatgatagtaataaaattgatgaaagccatactgaaaaaagaaaaaaaacaattagcaatattttattacgagGCTCAGGGGTAACTACTGAGAAAAGgccaaaaaaacaaaatctttCAAAAACAAGAGAATGCCCTGAAGACagtgaaataattgatcaattaaATAGTCCCCAGTTATtgggaaaaaatataagagataAAAAACCGTCTCAAAATGACGATGatataactttaattaaagttGTTCCAAGTCAAATAggaaaatctaataaaaataataatattagtaatggTAATATCAATagcaatattaataataaaaatgataatagttTTGCCGATACTGCTACAACAGatgatgatattaaaattgaaatgattAAATCttcaaataatgttaattcaaatatgaaaaatggcgataaacaaaatattaaatccaaCAGTCACACCGAAGAACTTAATGGTAATAATACtcaatatcataataataataataataataataataataataataataacaacaacaataataataataataataataataacaatcgtCATCATCACAACGATCCAAATTTTGACGTAAACAAAGCTTTGGAATGGAAAGATGGTGTCGGAAGTTTACCTGGAAGTACACTtaag TTTTGCATTAACGAGTTTGGGCTAATGGAAGTCGTTGATGAGGATAATTCTAAACAAGATAAACACAACAACATCGGTGACAAGGAAAATGTCTGTTTATCACCCCAAAATTCTTTCAAACCAGCACCAACAATTACCGTAACCACTGTTACCACCGAAAAGAAAA gtgaagataaaaaaagtcgTACTGCTGTATCCTTAGCACCTTCAAATGACACCCTATACTGTTGTGAAAGTTGTGGTTGTTATGGACTGGCCGCCGAATTTGAAAGTCCAATATCTTGTAGTCCAGCGTGCTCTGAAATTATAGaagataataaacaaattcaaCTACGTCGAGAAAAGGAAGCTAg AGATTTAAAAGCAAAAAGaaagcgaaaaaaattattgcaagaAAAAACAGCAAAAGTActacaacagcagcagcagcagcagcaacaacaacaacaacaacaacaacaacaacaagaaCAAGGACACGAAGAACAAGAACAACAAGATAAACAGAAAGATAATAGAAAGGAAccgattgaaataaaaaatgatcctCCACTACTGACGCCAAAGATTGAATCAGATGATGATACATCTATTAATAACTTGGATGAAACGAGTCGACAAAGTGGTAGTAACGCTAGTAATGAACCTGCTGCAGAACCAAAG tatcctTGGCAAACAGGAAAACACGGTTTTTCATGGGCTAAATATTTGGAGTACACTAAAGCAAAGCCAGCACCACTTAAACTATTTAGAGATCCGTTTCCGtatggaaaaaatttgtttagaGTCGGTATGAAGCTCGAAGGAATTGATCCTGAACATCCTTCACGTTACTGTGTACTAACAGTATTTGAAGTAGTTg GTTATCGAATACGTTTGCATTTTGATGGATatcctgaaaattttgatttttgggTAAATGCTGACAGTATGGATATTTTTCCGGTTGGTTGGTCGGAAAAACACGGACATCGATTAAATCCACCAAAAGGATACGTtccaagtaattttaattggaatgCTTACCTTAAGACTTGTAAAGCAACTCCAGCACCAAAAATTGCTTTTGCGAATCATAAAAGt acggTGTTTGCACCAGTTGGATTCCGAGTTGGAATGAAGTTAGAAGCAGTAGATAGAAAGCACTCGCCTTCGGTCTGCGTCGCAAGTATAGCTGGTGTTATGGATTCACGAATTCTTGTGCACTTTGATTCTTGGGATGAAGTTTATGATTATTGGGCTTATCCAAATTCACCTTATATTCATCCTGTAGGATGGTGTCATCAGTATGGACACAGTCTTACGCCACCAAACC ATTATAAAGACTCTAAATCATTTACTTGGGATGCATATTTACGAGAGACACGCTCGGTTGCGGCACCTGCTAGAGCTTTCAAGCAAAGAGCTCCTTTAGGTTTTAAACGAGGAATGAAATTGGAAGCAGTTGATCGACGAGTTCCACAACTAATTCGAGTAGCAACAATTGAAGATGTAAAAGACCatat ggTAAAAATTCGCTTTGATGGATGGCAAGAGAGTTATTCTTACTGGATTGATGATGATTCACCAGATATACATCCAATGACTTGGTGCTCAAAAACTGGACATCCATTAGAACCCCCTTTAa CTCCAGAATTGCTTAATGAACGTACAGAATGTGGTACTCCTGGTTGTCGAGGTATTGGTCACGTCAAAGGACCTAAATTCGCTACACATAACTCAGCTTCAGGTTGTCCTTACTCTGctcaaaatttacataaaattcgAATGGTATCCGATCGACTCAATGTTAAGCATGAAATTTGTGATTATGATGAAGATTCGCCATCATCACCATCGTATGACATAATaccgaaaattgaaaaatcggaaaaaatgaaaacctCTGTGGATAAATCGGGAAAACATTCaccaataaattgtaaatcattgaaattagaaaaagatataaaacaCGAGGATTATGAAAATGATGAATCTGATCAACGTTTGGAAACATCAGAGAG gtcgaaaaaattttctaagcaCAATTATCATCACAGTGATGCGGGACAAACTGACGATGACGATGTAGCACCGCCACCTGCAAGAAAACGTcgtaaaaa ACGGCATGTTTCTGAAGAACCTAATTTTTCATTGCCTGTCACGGATACAACCACACTGGGGGCAACTGGGACACCTGCTTCAACTGCGAATTTATATTGCTCTAATAATATTCCGGACAAGCAACTTCGTACTGAAATTTATCAATCTGTCTACAATCCTGGATATAATCCTCTACCAGATGCTCCACACATATGGGCTAAACACAGTAATGCTTTGAATCGTGTAGTCGCTAAGCAGAATACTAATCCTCGAAGATGGTCCAATGAAGAAGTAATTAAGTTTATTGCAAGTGTTCCCAATTGCAAAGAAGTAGGCAGCATTTTCCGTAAACAT aGTATCGATGGTGAAGCATTTCTAATGTTGACACAAGAAGATCTGGTATCACTCTTAGGTCTACGACTGGGCCCGgccataaaattatataacagTATTGTATTATTACGTCGTAAAGCAACGTGA